The Gemmatimonadaceae bacterium DNA segment AGCTGCTCTGCAACCTCGAGCTGCCCTACGCGATGGTGCCGACGGCACTGATGGCTGCGCTCGCCGCCGTGAAGGCCACCGCCGCCGACGGCTTCGTCACGCTCGAGCCCGACCGCCTCGTCGTCACCGATCTCGGCCGCTACTTCCTGCGCAACCTCTGCCTGCCCTTCGACGCCTATCTGCCGAAGCGCGCGAGCGACCGGGTGTTCAGCCGGACGCTGTGAACGACGCTCAGGGCCAAGGGAGCGGCAAGACGGTGTAGCGCGTGCGCTTCGTCGGGTCGTCCTCGCCGTCGAAGAAGGCCTCGATCTCCCGCACCGCCGCCTCCCGCAGCGCCTGCTCCGCGACCGACGGCACCGCCGCCTGTCCCTCGAGCCGCTTGCGCAGCGCGTCGAGATGGAATGCCACCACCTGCCGCACGTCTGCCGCCGCCCTGGCATCGCCCGCGCGGTCGAGCATCGTGTTCAGGACCACGCGGCGCACGGCGCGCTGCAAGGCCGCCTGCGACGGCGTCTGCGGCAGCGGCGCATACCAGGTGCGGTCGAGAATCGTCTGCATCAGTTGGTCGAGGTTCATCTGCTGCGGATCGCGCGCGAAGAACAGCGACACGCGATTCATCCGCTCACGCTCCATCAGGCCCTCGATCACCTCGGTGGCGAGCCCGCCCGCGAGGGCAACCTGGTCCACCGCCGTGCCGGCGCGCGGGAGCCAGTCGTAGCCCGCGTCCCCGCCCGGCGGCACCGGCGGAATCAGGGCCAGCACGCGCTCCGGCACCTCCAACTGCGCCGGCTGCAGCGCGTCCAGCGCCAGCGTCAACGCCCGTCGCTGGTCGCCCACGCCAATGACCGTGGTCGGCGCCTGGCCGTCACCGCGCATCGCGTAGCGGAAGTCCATTCCGCCCACGTATTTCACGAGGCCCTCGAGGGAGTAGCGATGGTGCAAGTACACGTGCAGGAAGCGCATCGAGAGCAGGTACATCGGTTCGCCCGGCTGGATGGCGCGCTCGTCGAAGGCCTGCATCGCCACGCGCCGCACCGCCGCCGTGCGGTCGACCGCCTCGAACATCGTCGCGCCTTCCACCCAGCGCGTCGCGTCGGGAATCGACCCATCGGCGCCCGCGTGCTGGTCGCCGACGAAGCGCACGTTGCGGCGGATGCCCTCTTCGACGATCCGCGCCAGGCCCGCCGACTCGGCCTGCGCGTTCGGGTACCAGGTGTAGCCGTAGCGGATGGCCAGCGAGTCCCAGCCGCCGGCCATCGGCGCATAGGCCTGCGAGAGATCGATCGTGTTGTTCGCGCCCACGCTGATGAGCGGGAACGGATAGTCCATCACCGAGGAGCGGCCCTGCGCCGCCGCGATGAAGTTATGCGAGAGGCCCAGCGTGTGGCCGATCTCGTGCGCCGTGTGTTGGCGACGCCGTGCCATCGCGAGCGCCTCGGCCGACACACCCAGCCCGCGCGTGCCCGCCGCCGGCACCAAGCCCGCCCAGATGTTGTAGTCCACCAGCGAGCGGTACGAATCCATCCGCACCACCGTGCGCACGATCTCGCCGGTCCGCGGGTCGGAGAACGACGGTCCCACCGACGGGCCCGGCGCGTTGCGATGCACCCAGTACAGCAGGTTGTAGCGCGCGTCCATCGGGTCGGCGCCGGCAGGCAGGTCGCGCACCTGGAACGCGTTCTTGAAGCCCGCCGCCTCGAACACCGTGTTCCACCACATCCCACCCTCGCGGAAGGCCGTCTTATACGGCTCCGGGATTCCTGGGTCGAGGTAGTACACGATCGGCGTCACCGGCTCGGTGAGCACGCCGCGCTGGTACGCGGCAGGATCCCTCGGCACGAGGCGCCAGCGGTTGATGACGCTGCCGCGGTAGGTGCCGTCGAGCCCCTGCGAGAAGTCGAGGAATGACTGGCCGAAGAAGCCACTGCGCGAGTCACCGCGGCGCGGCGCGAAGCCCTGGGGATCCGGCAAAGCGACGATCGAATGGTGCAGCTCAAACACCGGCGCGCTGCCGTCGGCGGACCAGCGCCGCAGCGCCGGCCCCGCGTTGTCCACGTTAAAGGTGAGCACGGCGTGGATTTCGGCGTTGCGCGGGAAAGCCTTCGTGCGGCCTTCGTCGAACCAGCTGCGCTGCGCGTCCACGCGCGCCGTGCCCTGTTGGCTACGGCGGATGGCGTCGCCGACCCCGTAGGTATCGGAGAGGAAGAACCCGGTCGCATCCACCACAACTCGTCCATCGGCCTCGGACTCGATCGGGAACGACGCCAGCACCGAGCGCGGGAAGGCTTCCGCTGCCGCCCGCTGCCCGGCTGCGTCAGCCGCCGGGGCGCGCGAGACCTGGTTGTCCTTCAGCATCAGCACGCGTCGACCGCGCCGCTCGAAGCGGATGATCGACGTACCACCCGTCTGCCCGCGATCCAGTCCCAGCGCCCCCACCCCGATGCCCGTCGCCAGCACCACCTGGTGCATCAGGTCCTTGTCGAGCTGCGCCACCGGAATCTCCAGCAGCAGCTTGTTGCGGTCCGCGTCCACGCGAACGCCCACCAGCGGGGCCTGCGCCGCCAGCAGCGTGGAGGACAGCGCCACGAGCACCGCGGCACGCAGGAAGGGAAGGACACGCACGGCAGATCGCATTGTCTGGTCTGGGGTGTGAGGTGCGCTGATTCTAGTGTCCGCCGCCCGCCGACGCCATCGACAGGTCGATCCCCGCGACGGTCACGAGGATGTTGCGGCGCGGGGCGTCCGCGATGAACGACGCGATCACTTCCTTCACGTCGTGGTCGATGTACTCGCCCGTCCCGTCGATGATGACCTTCTCACCCTCCGGCACCTGGTCCAACATCGTCACGATGGATGGCTTGGACAGGAACGTCCCGTCGCGACGGAAGCGCAGCACGAGCTGCCCGCCCGGCGCGCGCTCCTGCACCACCGCGCCGCGCGAGTTCTGAAACAGCACGAACATCACGCCGACGATGATGCCGACGATCACGCCCTTGAGCAGGTCGAGGGCCAGCACCGCCGCGATGGTCAGGGCGAAGGGCAGGAACTGCGTCCAGCCCAGCTTCACCTGCGTCGAGAACAGCGCCGGCTTGCAGAGGTTGAGCCCCACCTGGATCAGCACGGCCGCCAGCGCTGCGAGGGGAATCTTGGTAAGCAGCGGGCCGGCGAACACCACCGCCAGCACGAGCAGCACGCCGTGCAGCAGGGCCGAGAGCCGCTCGCGGCCGCCGGCCGCCACATTCGCGCCCGAGCGCACGATTACCGCCGTGACGGGCAAGCCCCCGAAGAAGCCCGACGCCGCGTTGGCCGCGCCCTGGGCCAGTAGCTCCCGGTCCGGCGGACTCGTGCGGCGCAACGGATCGAGGCGATCGACGGCCTGCAGCGAGAGCAAGGTCTCGATGCCGCCCACCACCGCCACCGTGAATGCCGCGACCCACACCCCCGGCATCGTCAGGCCGGCAAAGTCGGGGCGCGGCAACGCTTCATACAGCGCGACGACACCGCCCAGCGGGACGTCCACCATCTGCAGCGGAGACAGTCCAAGCGTCGGGTTGCCGGCGAAGACCACGCCCAGCACGCTCGTGAGCACGACGACGATCAGCGCCGGCGATAGGAAGGCAATCTTGCCCATCGGCGTCTTCTTCCAGCCGTACAGGATGACCAGCGACAGCGCCGTGAGCAGCGTGGCACCCACGTGAA contains these protein-coding regions:
- a CDS encoding zinc-dependent metalloprotease, with amino-acid sequence MRSAVRVLPFLRAAVLVALSSTLLAAQAPLVGVRVDADRNKLLLEIPVAQLDKDLMHQVVLATGIGVGALGLDRGQTGGTSIIRFERRGRRVLMLKDNQVSRAPAADAAGQRAAAEAFPRSVLASFPIESEADGRVVVDATGFFLSDTYGVGDAIRRSQQGTARVDAQRSWFDEGRTKAFPRNAEIHAVLTFNVDNAGPALRRWSADGSAPVFELHHSIVALPDPQGFAPRRGDSRSGFFGQSFLDFSQGLDGTYRGSVINRWRLVPRDPAAYQRGVLTEPVTPIVYYLDPGIPEPYKTAFREGGMWWNTVFEAAGFKNAFQVRDLPAGADPMDARYNLLYWVHRNAPGPSVGPSFSDPRTGEIVRTVVRMDSYRSLVDYNIWAGLVPAAGTRGLGVSAEALAMARRRQHTAHEIGHTLGLSHNFIAAAQGRSSVMDYPFPLISVGANNTIDLSQAYAPMAGGWDSLAIRYGYTWYPNAQAESAGLARIVEEGIRRNVRFVGDQHAGADGSIPDATRWVEGATMFEAVDRTAAVRRVAMQAFDERAIQPGEPMYLLSMRFLHVYLHHRYSLEGLVKYVGGMDFRYAMRGDGQAPTTVIGVGDQRRALTLALDALQPAQLEVPERVLALIPPVPPGGDAGYDWLPRAGTAVDQVALAGGLATEVIEGLMERERMNRVSLFFARDPQQMNLDQLMQTILDRTWYAPLPQTPSQAALQRAVRRVVLNTMLDRAGDARAAADVRQVVAFHLDALRKRLEGQAAVPSVAEQALREAAVREIEAFFDGEDDPTKRTRYTVLPLPWP
- a CDS encoding SulP family inorganic anion transporter; this translates as MPTSTMFKYPRQDIVAGIVVFLVALPLCLGIAVASGVPPVSGLVAGAIGGLVVPWISRSALSVTGPAAGLTAIVIAEIAALGSLELFLTAVLLSGVIQIALGVLKTGRYAALVPSSVIKGMLAAIGITIIWKQLPAAFGATGGLFDIAGQFHVGATLLTALSLVILYGWKKTPMGKIAFLSPALIVVVLTSVLGVVFAGNPTLGLSPLQMVDVPLGGVVALYEALPRPDFAGLTMPGVWVAAFTVAVVGGIETLLSLQAVDRLDPLRRTSPPDRELLAQGAANAASGFFGGLPVTAVIVRSGANVAAGGRERLSALLHGVLLVLAVVFAGPLLTKIPLAALAAVLIQVGLNLCKPALFSTQVKLGWTQFLPFALTIAAVLALDLLKGVIVGIIVGVMFVLFQNSRGAVVQERAPGGQLVLRFRRDGTFLSKPSIVTMLDQVPEGEKVIIDGTGEYIDHDVKEVIASFIADAPRRNILVTVAGIDLSMASAGGGH